The following are from one region of the Thermoproteus uzoniensis 768-20 genome:
- a CDS encoding NAD(P)-dependent malic enzyme has protein sequence MVDKWYRLSVEVHRRYGGKFATVPKVPVTSMDDFAIYYSPGVAEVSRRIAENPDLAFELTSRWNVIAVISDGTRVLGLGNVGPEAAYAVMEGKALIFKYLGGVDAVPLPIRARDADKFIEVVKAVEPAFGGINLEDIESPKCFRLLDQLSKELKIPVWHDDQQGTATATLAGLINAAKLTGKDLKNSTIALIGAGASNIYTARLLMAYGVKPGNLILVDTKGILHPERDDIDRLMVENPWKYELALRTNAERRKGGIAEAMKGVDIVVAASRPGPGIIKKEWVAQMNKDPIVFALANPTPEIWPWEAKEAGAKIVATGRSDLPNQVNNSLVFPAVFRGLLDARAKTVTDEMLIAAAEELAKFVEGRMSEDYILPKMTEWEVYPREAAAVAAKASELGLARRPLSYREELNIAQEIIGKSVKTLEVLMDSGLIPK, from the coding sequence ATGGTGGATAAGTGGTACAGGCTGTCCGTGGAGGTGCATAGACGTTACGGCGGGAAGTTCGCCACGGTGCCTAAGGTGCCCGTCACCTCTATGGACGACTTCGCGATCTACTACAGCCCAGGCGTCGCCGAAGTCTCTAGAAGAATCGCGGAAAATCCGGACCTCGCGTTCGAGCTCACGTCGAGATGGAACGTCATAGCGGTAATTTCGGACGGCACCAGAGTGTTGGGGCTGGGCAACGTGGGGCCCGAGGCGGCGTACGCGGTGATGGAGGGCAAGGCTTTGATATTCAAATATCTCGGCGGGGTTGACGCCGTTCCGCTACCTATAAGGGCTAGAGACGCCGATAAGTTTATAGAAGTCGTGAAGGCGGTAGAGCCCGCCTTCGGCGGGATAAACCTAGAAGATATAGAGTCGCCCAAATGCTTCAGGCTGTTGGACCAGTTGAGCAAGGAGCTAAAAATACCGGTGTGGCACGACGACCAGCAAGGGACGGCCACGGCAACTCTTGCAGGCCTGATCAACGCGGCGAAGCTCACGGGCAAGGACCTCAAGAACTCGACCATAGCGCTTATAGGCGCCGGCGCCTCGAACATATACACCGCGAGGCTCCTCATGGCTTACGGAGTAAAGCCGGGCAACCTCATACTGGTCGACACCAAGGGCATACTACATCCGGAGCGGGACGACATAGACAGGTTGATGGTGGAGAATCCCTGGAAGTACGAACTGGCGCTGAGGACAAACGCCGAGCGCAGGAAGGGCGGAATAGCCGAGGCCATGAAGGGCGTCGACATAGTCGTGGCCGCGTCGCGTCCCGGCCCCGGCATTATAAAAAAGGAGTGGGTGGCGCAGATGAACAAAGATCCCATAGTGTTCGCGTTGGCCAACCCCACGCCGGAGATATGGCCTTGGGAGGCGAAGGAGGCCGGCGCCAAGATAGTGGCGACTGGCAGAAGCGATCTGCCGAACCAAGTCAACAACTCGCTGGTATTCCCCGCGGTCTTCAGAGGCTTGCTAGATGCCAGAGCCAAGACGGTGACCGACGAGATGCTTATAGCCGCCGCCGAGGAGCTCGCCAAGTTCGTCGAAGGTAGAATGAGCGAAGACTACATACTTCCAAAGATGACCGAATGGGAAGTATACCCCCGCGAGGCGGCGGCAGTCGCCGCCAAGGCCTCCGAGCTAGGCCTCGCTCGCCGTCCTCTAAGCTACAGAGAGGAGTTGAACATAGCACAGGAAATTATAGGCAAGAGCGTCAAGACCTTAGAAGTGCTTATGGACTCCGGGCTTATACCTAAATGA
- a CDS encoding citrate synthase/methylcitrate synthase yields MSEQTVSIRTTGKVIQSPCGPIVHGLEDVLVKITSISDIDGRAGKLWYRGYRIEDLAENSTYEEVVYLLLYGKLPNVKELEDLKRRLAANRDLNPATIEVVRSLAKAHPMFALEAAVAAEGAFDEDNLKLAEALRAGRYKQEEKDLALKIAEKLVAKLPTIVAYHYRFSRGLEPVRPRADLSHSANFLYMFFGKEPDPLATRAIDLYLILHADHEIPASTFTALVIGATLSDLYSVIAGAIGALKGPLHGGANEAAVKSYLEIGDPAKTKDLVEAATKPGGPRLMGVGHRVYKAYDPRAKIFKKLVEDYTAKFGDPQKLYAIASGIEQAVLSHEYFQQRKLYPNVDFWSGIVFYYMGIPYDYFTPLFAMSRVVGWTAHVLEYWENNRLFRPRACYVGPHDQQYIPLNSRT; encoded by the coding sequence ATGAGCGAGCAGACCGTGTCTATAAGGACAACCGGCAAGGTCATACAATCTCCATGCGGCCCCATAGTGCACGGCCTCGAAGACGTCTTGGTCAAGATCACCTCCATAAGCGATATCGATGGACGCGCCGGCAAGCTCTGGTATAGGGGATATAGGATAGAGGATTTGGCCGAGAACTCGACATACGAGGAGGTGGTCTACCTCCTCCTCTACGGCAAATTGCCGAATGTAAAGGAGCTCGAAGATCTCAAGAGAAGGCTTGCGGCCAACAGAGACTTGAACCCGGCCACGATCGAGGTCGTCCGCTCGCTGGCTAAGGCACATCCCATGTTCGCCTTGGAGGCTGCGGTAGCCGCCGAGGGGGCATTCGACGAAGACAACCTAAAACTGGCCGAGGCTCTGAGGGCCGGCCGCTACAAGCAGGAAGAGAAGGACCTCGCCCTCAAGATAGCTGAGAAGCTCGTGGCTAAACTGCCCACCATAGTGGCCTACCACTACAGGTTCTCCAGAGGGCTGGAGCCCGTAAGGCCGAGAGCCGACTTATCGCACTCCGCCAACTTCCTCTACATGTTCTTCGGGAAGGAGCCCGATCCTCTGGCCACCCGCGCCATAGATCTCTATCTGATCCTCCACGCCGACCACGAGATCCCGGCGTCGACATTTACCGCGTTGGTCATAGGAGCTACTCTGAGCGATCTATACTCGGTGATAGCGGGCGCTATAGGGGCCCTGAAGGGACCCCTCCACGGAGGCGCCAACGAGGCGGCCGTCAAGTCGTACCTAGAGATAGGCGACCCCGCGAAGACCAAGGACCTCGTCGAGGCGGCGACTAAGCCGGGCGGCCCCAGGCTGATGGGCGTCGGGCATAGGGTCTACAAGGCTTACGATCCGAGGGCCAAGATATTCAAGAAGCTGGTCGAGGACTACACGGCCAAATTCGGAGATCCGCAGAAGCTCTACGCCATAGCGAGCGGTATAGAGCAAGCCGTCTTGTCGCACGAGTATTTCCAGCAGAGGAAGCTCTACCCCAACGTCGACTTCTGGTCGGGAATAGTGTTCTACTATATGGGGATACCCTACGACTACTTCACGCCGCTGTTCGCCATGTCGAGGGTGGTGGGCTGGACTGCGCACGTGTTGGAGTACTGGGAGAACAACAGGCTGTTCAGGCCGAGGGCTTGCTACGTAGGCCCGCACGATCAGCAATATATCCCGCTCAACTCGCGTACTTAA
- a CDS encoding DUF4443 domain-containing protein, whose product MDIRYLKILSFLAMTKSFAGRRYLSQKLGLGEGVTRRLLDIGRENNHISVNRAGVRITEGGLDYLTQILAKCGIKPLIYTNRFGEKLCGQICVAFSLNRPVDNIVKFRDEVVRRGGCGAIIAYLKGGSIYIPLAERRLEDLDSDLASALRTLLKEGDTLIVSCGDNFGQAMAPLDVVCVMK is encoded by the coding sequence ATGGATATACGCTACTTGAAGATCTTATCGTTCTTGGCTATGACTAAATCGTTTGCCGGCCGGCGTTATTTATCCCAGAAACTCGGCCTCGGCGAGGGCGTCACCAGAAGGCTCTTGGACATAGGCAGAGAAAATAATCATATATCGGTGAACAGAGCGGGCGTGAGGATAACTGAGGGCGGATTAGACTATCTAACACAAATTCTTGCTAAATGCGGTATTAAACCTTTAATATATACTAATAGATTTGGCGAAAAGCTATGCGGACAGATCTGCGTCGCCTTCTCGCTAAATAGGCCCGTCGACAACATCGTGAAGTTCAGAGACGAGGTTGTAAGGAGAGGAGGGTGCGGAGCTATAATAGCGTATCTAAAGGGAGGCTCTATATACATCCCGCTCGCCGAGAGGCGGCTGGAGGACTTAGACAGCGACTTGGCATCCGCCCTGAGAACTCTTTTAAAGGAGGGCGATACTTTAATCGTATCTTGCGGCGATAATTTCGGACAAGCCATGGCCCCCCTAGACGTGGTCTGCGTGATGAAATAA
- a CDS encoding RuvB-like helicase, giving the protein MSSIKIEEVKAKFERFAAHTHIKGLGVKDGRVEFSADGFVGQTEAREAAYMVVKMIKAGKFAGKGVLIVGPPGTGKTALAIGIARELSEDTPFVALSAGEIYSAELKKTEFLMRALRRAIGIRMREWRKVYEGEVKSIDIRYDRHPYNPYVQVPRGATIRLRTKDEEKTLRVPAEIAVQLIELGVEEGDVIMIDEETGRVTVEGRGESGEQYDISVRRRIELPKGPVYKEKEITRFFTLNDIDVAFARQKGLLTAALFGFVEETKEIPEEVRREADEFVKKIVDEGKAELVPGILFIDDAHLLDIESFAFLSRAMESEMAPIIVLATNRGIAKIRGTDIESPHGIPRDMLDRLVIIRTKPYSDKEVREIVKIKADEEGIKLSDDALELLTKIGAEESLRYAIQLLVPAYIRAKDAGRDSIRREDVEYAKSLFASLKESVEYVKQYEELFLK; this is encoded by the coding sequence ATGTCGTCTATAAAGATAGAGGAAGTTAAGGCTAAGTTCGAGAGATTTGCCGCGCATACTCATATAAAGGGGCTTGGAGTCAAGGACGGCAGGGTTGAGTTCTCCGCGGACGGCTTCGTGGGGCAGACGGAGGCTAGGGAGGCGGCTTATATGGTCGTGAAGATGATAAAGGCGGGCAAGTTCGCCGGCAAGGGGGTGTTGATTGTGGGCCCTCCCGGCACGGGGAAAACCGCGTTGGCTATCGGAATTGCGAGGGAGTTGAGCGAAGATACTCCTTTCGTGGCGCTCTCGGCGGGGGAGATATATTCGGCCGAGTTGAAGAAGACGGAGTTCCTCATGCGGGCGTTGAGGAGAGCCATAGGCATAAGGATGAGGGAGTGGCGCAAGGTCTACGAGGGCGAGGTGAAGTCGATAGATATAAGATACGACCGGCATCCGTACAACCCATATGTGCAGGTGCCGAGGGGCGCCACGATAAGGCTTAGGACAAAGGACGAGGAGAAGACGTTGAGGGTGCCCGCCGAGATAGCGGTCCAGCTCATAGAGCTCGGCGTCGAGGAAGGCGACGTGATCATGATAGATGAGGAGACGGGGAGGGTCACGGTCGAGGGCAGAGGGGAGTCCGGCGAGCAGTACGACATATCGGTCAGGAGGAGGATCGAGCTGCCCAAGGGCCCGGTGTATAAGGAGAAGGAGATAACGCGCTTCTTCACCCTCAACGACATAGACGTGGCTTTTGCCAGGCAGAAGGGGCTTCTGACCGCGGCGCTCTTCGGCTTCGTGGAGGAGACTAAGGAAATACCTGAGGAGGTGAGGCGCGAGGCTGATGAATTTGTCAAGAAGATAGTGGATGAGGGCAAGGCCGAGTTGGTCCCCGGCATTCTATTCATAGACGACGCGCATCTGCTGGACATAGAATCTTTTGCGTTCCTCTCGAGGGCTATGGAGAGCGAGATGGCGCCGATAATAGTGCTGGCGACCAATAGAGGCATAGCGAAGATTAGAGGAACCGATATAGAGTCGCCGCACGGGATCCCGCGGGATATGTTGGACAGGCTAGTTATAATACGGACGAAGCCGTATAGCGACAAGGAGGTCAGAGAGATTGTGAAGATAAAGGCCGACGAGGAGGGCATAAAGCTGAGCGACGACGCGCTGGAGCTTCTGACTAAAATAGGCGCCGAGGAGTCGTTGCGATACGCCATACAGCTCCTAGTGCCCGCATACATAAGGGCCAAAGACGCCGGCAGAGACTCGATAAGGCGCGAGGATGTGGAGTACGCCAAAAGTCTATTTGCGTCGTTGAAGGAATCTGTGGAGTACGTAAAGCAGTACGAGGAGCTATTTCTTAAATAG
- a CDS encoding M50 family metallopeptidase — protein MDVLESLALYVLAWLIVALALYAIRRDLVKGFVLIMWSSERAAQFIRRVSERLSFIPLKAYLAVAAALFLLSAYSPYFPIPAGTGVAYMPGFLYILLRSTYQALTGLAHGASVQEVAVVGAQAGAVPLLPGITIPWDQLPYIALAVVVGVALHEFMHGYAAVRHGIRLKSAGVFSAFFVFSGAFVEPDEEQLKSSPLRAKIAVFVSGVAANVVLALLALAIYLAGVHAGLGGAVLASINPATAQLGLKQGDVVVAVNGCGVSADVVVPDQLLATLNAIVGNPAGTPLCSPNQTITLVVERNGKLVDVSFPAEKIYVGAPLTSLIYGGPMYEAGIRPGDVVTAIYGCGGAYRVYSSGQLISIIQKIVSDGLCRPGDQVVVSVLRNGREENYTVVLGHNPDNYTRPFFGIYTNGLGQLGFNTSVFSASLFANTLFVKTVMWFFLINLGLALINALPIYPLDGGLLVLAILERYLGKNGATYIVYGITALLAAFLVFDSALGIVSGIYKQIFSLLR, from the coding sequence ATGGACGTATTGGAGTCGCTGGCTCTTTACGTACTGGCTTGGCTGATAGTGGCCCTGGCGCTTTACGCCATACGTAGAGATTTGGTCAAGGGATTCGTGTTGATAATGTGGAGCTCCGAAAGGGCGGCCCAGTTCATAAGGAGGGTTTCGGAACGGCTCTCCTTCATACCCCTTAAGGCGTATCTAGCGGTTGCGGCCGCGCTCTTCCTACTATCGGCCTACTCGCCCTATTTCCCCATACCTGCGGGGACCGGCGTGGCCTACATGCCGGGCTTCCTCTACATATTGCTGAGGTCCACATACCAGGCCTTGACGGGTTTGGCCCACGGCGCCTCGGTGCAGGAAGTCGCCGTGGTGGGGGCGCAGGCCGGCGCAGTGCCCCTACTGCCCGGCATAACAATACCCTGGGACCAGCTGCCCTACATCGCGCTTGCCGTCGTCGTGGGCGTCGCGCTCCACGAGTTCATGCACGGATACGCCGCGGTGAGGCACGGCATTAGGCTGAAATCCGCCGGCGTCTTCTCCGCCTTTTTCGTGTTCAGCGGCGCGTTCGTGGAGCCCGACGAGGAGCAGCTCAAGTCCAGCCCTCTAAGGGCTAAGATCGCGGTTTTCGTGAGCGGGGTCGCGGCCAACGTAGTCCTGGCCTTGTTGGCGCTCGCGATATACCTAGCCGGCGTACACGCCGGTCTGGGAGGCGCGGTCCTCGCAAGCATAAATCCGGCGACGGCGCAACTAGGCCTCAAGCAAGGCGACGTAGTCGTGGCCGTTAACGGCTGCGGCGTGTCGGCCGACGTCGTCGTGCCCGACCAACTACTGGCAACGCTAAACGCCATAGTCGGCAACCCCGCGGGGACGCCTCTATGTAGCCCCAACCAGACAATAACTCTAGTCGTCGAGAGGAACGGAAAGCTCGTCGACGTCAGCTTCCCGGCCGAGAAGATCTACGTAGGCGCTCCGCTGACCAGCTTAATATACGGGGGGCCTATGTACGAGGCCGGCATAAGGCCCGGCGACGTGGTAACCGCCATCTACGGCTGCGGCGGCGCCTACCGCGTATACTCCAGCGGCCAGCTCATATCGATTATCCAGAAGATAGTCTCCGACGGCTTGTGTAGGCCGGGCGATCAAGTCGTTGTAAGCGTATTACGCAACGGAAGGGAGGAGAACTACACAGTGGTCCTCGGCCACAATCCGGATAACTACACTAGGCCGTTCTTCGGGATCTATACAAACGGCTTGGGCCAACTGGGCTTCAACACGTCTGTCTTCTCGGCGTCTCTCTTCGCCAATACCCTATTTGTGAAGACAGTTATGTGGTTTTTCTTAATAAATCTAGGACTTGCTCTAATAAATGCACTGCCTATATATCCGCTCGATGGGGGCTTGCTTGTTCTGGCTATTCTTGAACGGTATCTAGGCAAGAACGGCGCTACCTATATAGTCTATGGAATAACCGCCTTGTTGGCGGCGTTTTTGGTGTTCGACTCCGCGCTGGGTATTGTAAGCGGCATATATAAGCAGATATTTTCGTTGCTTAGATGA
- a CDS encoding DUF2208 domain-containing protein, with protein MNQVALRIAITLGTIFGYAAVLAVLGMSYLWLVGLLYVASIFIITAVMGIRAYRRGSQQAREVVKGKLLFDIGEKDVNKALEKDKELPNEMKKLNRIFMVYFISFPIILAGIWIFPALQSAVVPAVSERLQPSLGQFLANYLGYVALFAAFTAIFSPLYYFTFRPIQFPIIATDVKIYDTGIVINKNTGLKAPIPIQEYKYNPERKFIELRIGNQIYRIYYKDIDKVHEVVSKMVVIQERSRKPSSS; from the coding sequence ATGAACCAAGTAGCGTTGAGGATTGCCATAACTCTAGGAACTATCTTTGGATATGCCGCGGTGCTGGCCGTGTTGGGGATGAGCTACCTATGGCTCGTCGGCCTTCTATATGTGGCGTCGATCTTCATAATAACTGCGGTGATGGGGATTAGGGCTTACCGCAGAGGTTCGCAACAAGCGAGGGAGGTCGTTAAGGGGAAGCTGTTGTTCGATATAGGAGAAAAAGACGTAAATAAGGCTCTTGAAAAAGACAAAGAGCTACCTAATGAAATGAAGAAATTAAATAGAATATTTATGGTATATTTCATATCTTTTCCTATAATATTAGCTGGTATTTGGATATTCCCCGCACTGCAGTCGGCCGTAGTGCCTGCGGTGAGCGAGAGGCTACAGCCAAGCCTAGGCCAGTTTCTGGCGAACTACCTAGGCTATGTGGCGCTCTTCGCCGCGTTTACGGCGATATTCTCGCCGCTCTACTACTTCACGTTTCGCCCGATTCAATTCCCGATAATAGCTACGGACGTCAAGATATACGACACTGGAATAGTGATAAATAAAAACACAGGCCTCAAGGCCCCTATACCTATACAGGAATATAAATATAATCCAGAAAGAAAATTTATAGAATTAAGAATTGGAAATCAGATATATAGAATATATTATAAAGATATAGATAAAGTTCATGAGGTCGTTTCGAAGATGGTGGTGATACAAGAGAGAAGCAGAAAACCCTCGTCGAGTTGA
- the rpl12p gene encoding 50S ribosomal protein P1, translating to MEYVYAALLLHYAKQEINEDNLSKVLQAAGLQPDEVRVKTLVAALKEVNIDEAIKSAAFAPVAAAPVAAPAAGQQAGGAAQQAKEEKKEEEEKKGPSEEEIAGSLAALF from the coding sequence ATGGAATACGTCTATGCGGCTTTGTTACTGCACTACGCGAAGCAGGAGATAAACGAGGACAACCTATCGAAAGTCCTCCAGGCCGCCGGGCTCCAGCCCGACGAGGTTAGGGTCAAGACCTTGGTGGCCGCCCTAAAAGAGGTAAACATAGACGAGGCGATAAAGTCCGCCGCGTTTGCCCCCGTAGCGGCGGCGCCCGTCGCGGCTCCGGCCGCTGGACAGCAGGCGGGAGGAGCTGCGCAACAAGCCAAGGAGGAGAAGAAGGAGGAAGAGGAGAAGAAGGGGCCGAGCGAGGAGGAGATCGCCGGATCTCTCGCCGCGCTGTTTTAA
- a CDS encoding 50S ribosomal protein L38e yields the protein MPKEVFLVEVWRKYAEEAQEIRVKRFPEEGVVKLKARLSGYLYTIKLPVEKADAILGELKEKGKKIVEY from the coding sequence ATGCCTAAGGAGGTGTTCTTGGTAGAGGTATGGCGGAAATATGCCGAGGAGGCGCAAGAAATCAGGGTGAAACGCTTCCCAGAGGAGGGCGTGGTTAAGCTGAAGGCGCGGCTGTCCGGCTATCTCTACACGATAAAGTTGCCCGTTGAGAAGGCCGACGCCATATTGGGGGAGTTGAAGGAGAAAGGCAAGAAAATCGTCGAATATTAG
- a CDS encoding ATP:cob(I)alamin adenosyltransferase translates to MRPSEQCFVSLVKPCLLLFACPGDGGDTVALYRGRAERASKDSPVIKFYGALDAAIAYAFKAANSLPRPQSRAMRLAGFSLMELGFYLATGKAAHLDNALELYRRALKIAYSISPGPPKSWAACASPECSAVDEARVWIRWAERRAVSLGDAEAAKLLNHLSNLAFEIMLTLPHIEYKSRPLRSW, encoded by the coding sequence ATGAGGCCGTCCGAGCAATGTTTCGTGTCGCTCGTCAAGCCTTGCCTGTTGCTGTTCGCCTGTCCAGGCGACGGCGGAGACACGGTTGCTCTATATAGGGGGAGAGCCGAGAGGGCGAGCAAGGACTCGCCCGTCATAAAGTTCTACGGGGCGCTGGACGCCGCAATCGCCTACGCCTTCAAGGCGGCCAACAGCCTCCCGAGGCCTCAGTCCCGCGCCATGAGGCTCGCCGGCTTCTCGTTGATGGAGCTCGGCTTCTATCTGGCGACGGGCAAGGCGGCGCATCTGGACAACGCCCTGGAGCTCTACAGAAGGGCCCTCAAGATTGCGTACTCCATATCGCCGGGCCCGCCCAAGAGCTGGGCCGCCTGCGCGTCGCCCGAATGCTCGGCGGTCGACGAGGCCAGAGTCTGGATAAGGTGGGCCGAGCGCCGCGCCGTCTCGCTGGGGGACGCGGAGGCCGCCAAGCTCTTGAACCACCTATCAAACCTCGCCTTCGAGATCATGCTGACGTTGCCGCACATAGAATATAAATCGCGGCCGTTAAGGAGCTGGTGA
- a CDS encoding helix-turn-helix transcriptional regulator — MILLNLTLPPLLVIFLGAASLSNVSLPAQPASAVAAFWLNNTPIPCWVLQDRLYVLQDGEPAYVEYVPQFLNRSGIYSVSISAPEGAVIAIPPGVIAELSPSNYTLISINRTGLYISIKASNISIVFYPAKIVISSINKTAVPPTSTAATARTESSASTNTSIPLSTSSSSGGLPVTTIALVVAAVAIATSIVLIARRRIDRCSDLGDADKLILRTLEEGGGRMPRAELARRLGLPASTLHKHLHKLSRYGYLRLVSEGGVQRVELLRRCSDG, encoded by the coding sequence GTGATACTGCTCAACTTAACGTTGCCGCCTCTATTGGTGATATTCCTGGGAGCCGCCTCCCTCTCAAACGTGTCGCTACCGGCACAACCCGCCTCCGCCGTCGCCGCCTTTTGGCTCAACAACACGCCGATACCTTGTTGGGTTCTCCAAGACAGGCTCTACGTATTACAAGACGGCGAGCCGGCCTACGTCGAGTACGTGCCGCAGTTTCTCAACAGATCGGGGATATACTCGGTATCTATCAGCGCGCCCGAAGGGGCCGTGATAGCCATACCGCCAGGGGTAATCGCCGAGCTAAGCCCGAGCAACTATACATTGATATCTATAAATAGGACTGGATTATATATTTCTATTAAAGCAAGCAATATATCTATTGTATTTTATCCAGCCAAGATCGTTATCTCAAGTATTAACAAGACGGCCGTGCCGCCTACTTCGACCGCCGCGACGGCCAGGACAGAGAGCTCCGCGTCGACTAATACAAGCATCCCGCTCTCTACCTCGAGCTCCTCCGGCGGACTCCCCGTAACTACCATCGCGCTCGTTGTAGCGGCTGTAGCTATAGCGACGTCGATAGTCTTGATCGCCAGAAGACGTATCGATAGATGTAGCGATCTAGGCGACGCAGACAAGCTGATACTGAGAACCCTCGAGGAGGGGGGCGGACGTATGCCGCGGGCCGAGCTGGCGCGCCGGCTGGGACTGCCGGCATCGACGTTGCATAAACACCTACATAAGCTCTCTAGGTACGGCTATCTGAGGCTCGTCTCCGAGGGAGGCGTCCAGAGAGTCGAGCTACTGAGGAGGTGCTCAGACGGCTAA
- a CDS encoding HAD family hydrolase — MGLVLVDLDGTLIPLEAWDPVFYEISATVAGRIGIQPGEFWSLVKALHYQLMRRLNFKAFDWQYLVESVASSFGVYEVPKIEDVLAKYVSGFPVIDGAYDLLRGINDLGLKVAIATNGLRRYQSIVVEALGFSKYIVGLRTSDDYGCAKNCKEYFDGASLMIGDNPVFDVYFPKKFGLKTVFVGDWDKAVLKYGELLGVDLSYVRPDRAAANLAEALDAVREIARDL; from the coding sequence ATGGGTTTGGTCCTAGTCGATCTGGACGGCACGCTGATACCGCTCGAGGCTTGGGATCCAGTATTCTATGAAATATCCGCAACGGTGGCCGGCAGGATCGGCATACAGCCCGGCGAGTTCTGGAGCTTGGTGAAGGCTCTCCACTACCAGCTGATGAGGCGGCTCAACTTCAAGGCCTTCGACTGGCAGTATCTGGTAGAGTCCGTGGCCTCCAGCTTCGGCGTGTACGAGGTGCCCAAGATCGAAGACGTGCTGGCCAAATACGTGTCGGGCTTCCCCGTCATCGACGGAGCCTATGACTTGTTGAGGGGGATCAACGACCTCGGCCTAAAAGTCGCTATAGCCACAAACGGGCTCCGTAGATACCAATCCATCGTGGTCGAGGCGCTCGGCTTCTCTAAGTACATAGTCGGTCTGAGGACCTCAGACGACTACGGCTGCGCGAAGAACTGCAAGGAGTACTTCGACGGAGCGTCTCTAATGATAGGCGACAACCCAGTATTCGACGTGTATTTCCCCAAGAAATTCGGCCTAAAGACGGTCTTCGTCGGCGATTGGGATAAAGCGGTTCTAAAATACGGCGAGCTACTCGGCGTAGACCTATCCTACGTTAGGCCGGACAGAGCCGCCGCAAACCTCGCGGAGGCCCTGGACGCAGTGAGGGAAATAGCGAGAGATTTATAA